From Ochotona princeps isolate mOchPri1 chromosome X, mOchPri1.hap1, whole genome shotgun sequence, one genomic window encodes:
- the PBDC1 gene encoding protein PBDC1 → MEGTNGADVPISGELVSVAHALSLPAESYGNDPDIEMAWAMRAMQHAEVYYKLISSVDPQFLKLTKVDDQIYSEFREIFDKLKIDVLDPEELKSESAKEKWRPFCLKFEGVVEDFNYGTLLRLDCSQGYTEENTIFAPRIQFLAIEIARNREGCNKAVYVGVQPKEGEKGVSGGEQKKAEKKEEEASDGGEKEQGATAGVGEEEKGGTVGDGGKEGGETSGEGGKEGEPARDGEKEKGAAEEGGKRETAKEREKEKEVNKEIKEDE, encoded by the exons ATGGAGGGTACTAATGGAGCCGATGTGCCG ATTTCCGGGGAGCTGGTGTCCGTGGCACATGCTCTTTCTCTCCCAGCAGAGTCCTATGGCAACGAT CCAGATATTGAGATGGCTTGGGCCATGAGAGCAATGCAGCATGCTGAAGTTTATTACAAG TTGATTTCATCAGTTGACCCACAATTCCTGAAACTCACCAAAGTGGATGACCAAATCTACTCCGAGTTCCGAGAAATTTTTGACAAACTCAAGATAGATGTTTTGGACCCAGAAGAACTTAAATCAGAATCGGCAAAAGAG AAGTGGAGACCATTCTGCTTGAAGTTTGAAGGGGTTGTGGAAGATTTCAACTATGGTACTTTGCTGCGACTAGATTGCTCTCAGGGTTATACTGAGGAAAATACCATCTTTG CCCCTAGAATACAGTTTTTGGCCATTGAGATTGCTCGGAACCGGGAAGGCTGTAACAAAGCCGTTTATGTCGGTGTTCAGcccaaagaaggagagaaaggtgtCAGTGGAGGAGAACAAAAGAAAgctgagaaaaaggaagaggaagccaGTGATGGAGGGGAAAAAGAGCAAGGAGCAACTGCTGGAGttggagaagaagagaaaggaggaacCGTTGGAgatggaggaaaagagggaggagaaacttctggagaaggaggaaaagagggtGAGCCTgccagagatggagaaaaagagaaaggagctgccgaagaaggaggaaaaagggaaactgccaaggaaagagaaaaagagaaagaagtcaacaaagaaatcaaagaggatGAATAG